The following proteins are encoded in a genomic region of Sorangiineae bacterium MSr12523:
- a CDS encoding prepilin peptidase, which produces MDIVRTAIWVCYGIAAVAAIWDFFSGRIPNILTLGGVVVGLVLHSAVGYVDGGAGGALRGFGASLAGLAICSAVPLFSYSRREMGGGDVKLLAAIGALCGPRIGFDAEGFAFAILFLVIFPWRIVRSGAFWDRIGNAKIGLGNLFRQKQKQLPYLSVRKLPPVVLGPAILAGLSVAIVRHGIWP; this is translated from the coding sequence ATGGACATCGTAAGGACGGCGATATGGGTTTGCTACGGCATCGCCGCGGTGGCGGCGATATGGGACTTTTTCTCGGGAAGGATCCCCAACATCCTCACTTTGGGGGGCGTCGTCGTGGGGCTCGTTTTGCACTCGGCGGTGGGATATGTCGATGGGGGAGCCGGAGGGGCGCTTCGGGGGTTTGGCGCTTCGTTGGCGGGATTGGCCATTTGCAGTGCGGTGCCGCTATTCAGCTATTCGCGTAGGGAGATGGGGGGAGGGGATGTAAAGCTTCTTGCCGCCATTGGTGCGCTCTGTGGGCCGAGGATTGGGTTCGATGCCGAAGGATTTGCCTTTGCCATCCTCTTCTTGGTGATTTTCCCGTGGCGCATCGTTCGAAGCGGCGCTTTCTGGGACCGCATTGGCAATGCCAAAATTGGGTTGGGGAACCTCTTTCGGCAGAAGCAAAAGCAGCTACCCTATTTGTCGGTGCGCAAGCTTCCGCCGGTGGTTCTGGGGCCTGCCATTCTCGCGGGACTCTCGGTCGCAATCGTGCGTCATGGGATATGGCCATGA
- a CDS encoding sigma 54-interacting transcriptional regulator — translation MGSPVHPSLSEETVLRPKRNAATTSFQLTFVRGPDAGVVLVVDGAAACPLLLGTSEVCSVRLRDPEVSRRHASLDVYDAYLRVRDLGSKNGTFVNDTRVGEALLTGGEEIQIGSTVARVDIEVKSKPIPVSPDTSFGPVLGSSLAMRRLYPLCRRLAESDVPLVIEGETGTGKEVMAEALHAASRRASGPFVVFDCTAVPASLLESALFGHEKGAFTGAASARAGVFEEAHGGTLLIDEIGDLEKSLQSKLLRAIQKQEIRRLGGSRWLKVDVRLIAATRRDLDKEVQAGRFRDDLFFRLAVARIALPPLRDRRDDIEPLARHFWELYGGKESTFPVHLLDRLLSHSWPGNVRELANTVARLVALGELADSYSELFRQPVPIEGEDAEFAMARDFIENVVGQNLPLAEAREQVLREFERRYVVHLLKLHGGDSARAAAASGIGERYLRMIRARVRPAT, via the coding sequence ATGGGGTCGCCCGTGCACCCGTCCTTGTCCGAAGAGACGGTCCTCCGCCCGAAACGAAACGCCGCGACGACGTCATTTCAGCTGACATTCGTGCGCGGACCCGATGCAGGCGTCGTCCTGGTCGTCGATGGCGCAGCGGCGTGCCCGCTGCTGCTGGGAACCAGCGAAGTCTGCTCGGTACGGCTACGGGACCCGGAGGTGTCCAGGCGGCACGCGAGTTTGGATGTGTACGATGCCTACCTACGCGTACGCGATTTGGGCTCGAAAAACGGGACGTTCGTTAATGATACACGGGTCGGAGAGGCCCTTCTGACCGGGGGCGAGGAGATTCAGATCGGCTCCACGGTCGCCCGCGTCGACATCGAGGTGAAGTCCAAGCCGATCCCGGTTTCCCCGGATACGAGCTTCGGCCCCGTGCTCGGTTCCAGCCTGGCCATGCGCCGGCTCTATCCTTTGTGTCGCAGGCTGGCGGAATCGGACGTGCCGCTTGTCATTGAAGGCGAAACTGGCACGGGCAAAGAGGTCATGGCCGAGGCGCTTCATGCGGCCAGCCGCCGCGCCTCCGGGCCTTTCGTGGTGTTCGACTGCACCGCCGTCCCCGCGTCCCTGTTGGAATCGGCGCTTTTCGGGCACGAGAAGGGCGCATTTACCGGCGCCGCGTCGGCGCGGGCCGGTGTTTTCGAGGAGGCCCACGGCGGGACCCTGCTCATCGACGAGATAGGTGACCTGGAAAAATCTCTTCAGAGTAAGCTTTTGCGGGCCATCCAGAAGCAGGAGATCCGACGTTTGGGCGGATCGCGGTGGCTCAAGGTCGACGTGCGGCTGATTGCGGCCACGCGGCGCGATCTCGACAAGGAAGTCCAGGCGGGGCGCTTCCGAGACGACCTCTTTTTCCGGCTTGCCGTGGCCCGCATCGCCCTGCCGCCGCTGCGCGATCGCCGGGATGACATCGAGCCGTTGGCGCGGCATTTCTGGGAGCTTTACGGGGGCAAAGAGAGCACTTTTCCCGTGCATTTGCTCGATCGGCTGCTCAGCCATTCCTGGCCGGGCAACGTGCGCGAGCTGGCCAACACGGTGGCGCGATTGGTCGCCCTCGGGGAGCTCGCGGATTCGTACTCCGAGCTTTTCCGGCAGCCGGTGCCCATCGAGGGCGAGGATGCGGAATTCGCGATGGCGCGCGACTTCATCGAGAACGTGGTCGGCCAGAATTTGCCCTTGGCCGAGGCCCGCGAGCAGGTCCTGCGCGAGTTCGAGCGGCGTTACGTCGTGCATTTGCTGAAATTGCACGGGGGCGACTCCGCCCGCGCCGCCGCAGCGTCGGGCATCGGAGAGCGCTACCTGCGCATGATCCGAGCGCGCGTACGCCCCGCGACCTAA
- the cpaB gene encoding Flp pilus assembly protein CpaB, whose translation MKLRATLLAMLIASVGGFLLWQYLKRFEAEASGGARIGVLVSVRTLEPGAILRDEDIGERFIPQSYVESRSIRSSDRSRIANLRIAAPLEAQQLIMWTDIVLANDDKRDVASLVQPNMRAVTIHTETKASMLVHAGDRVDVLGTFQRPNSSDVRTGVVLLQNVLVLGRSNDATDHGQQTEGSDLALSLSLQNAQILSVAADKGKLSVALRSPEDNRLQDGLGEYGSDKLVTLPQKAAVAAAPAGPQAMQSVNR comes from the coding sequence ATGAAGCTGCGCGCCACGCTGCTCGCGATGTTGATCGCGAGCGTCGGAGGATTCCTATTGTGGCAATACTTGAAGCGCTTCGAGGCAGAGGCCTCCGGTGGTGCGCGCATTGGCGTGCTCGTTTCGGTGCGCACCCTGGAACCGGGAGCCATCTTGCGCGACGAAGACATCGGCGAGCGGTTCATTCCGCAGTCGTACGTCGAATCGCGCTCGATTCGCTCGTCGGATCGGTCGCGCATTGCCAACTTGCGCATTGCTGCTCCTCTCGAGGCGCAGCAACTCATCATGTGGACGGACATCGTGCTGGCGAACGACGACAAGCGTGACGTCGCCAGCTTGGTGCAGCCGAACATGCGCGCGGTGACCATTCATACGGAGACGAAGGCGAGCATGCTGGTGCATGCGGGCGACCGGGTGGACGTTCTGGGGACGTTCCAAAGACCGAATAGCAGCGACGTGCGTACCGGCGTCGTGCTCTTGCAGAACGTGCTGGTGCTCGGCCGAAGCAACGACGCCACCGACCACGGGCAGCAGACCGAGGGAAGTGATCTGGCGCTGAGCCTATCGCTGCAGAATGCACAGATTCTCTCCGTCGCGGCCGACAAGGGAAAGCTCTCCGTCGCGCTGCGTAGCCCGGAGGACAATCGCCTGCAAGATGGGCTCGGGGAATACGGTTCGGACAAACTGGTCACCTTGCCGCAAAAGGCCGCGGTGGCGGCGGCTCCTGCGGGCCCGCAAGCGATGCAATCGGTGAATCGATGA
- a CDS encoding type II and III secretion system protein yields the protein MMRARAWLCAAMLSGVALAASDARAQNARDQGGPTRATTVEMTLIVGENKTIPAQGVTSYSVGSGGIVDVKVAPGMSQFVFVGARPGSTTVLMLMQNGTQVTYAITVFARSPEQVQQEVEQLLQGYTGLRLRKVGTRFFIEGGVATDGDARRIGLIASLYPGQVESLVVVGSVGIEHTINIRIDFYFVQYDKTSTYGAGVRWPGAVGPGGLVVTHDLVANATNATATLDQALPALDLAQTRGSAKVLKHSTVVTTSGSEATFENGGEQNFPVSAGLTGTVQAIKFGTNMTVVPRYDSVTRDLEVKVNAFVSDLTPPAAGSLPGRKTSTVNTFVHLKLGQSIVLSGIRSSSATHSVSGIPLLSQIPVLGLLFGSHQNSEAEIEGAVFIIPSIVESVPRKAYDIVDAAMKQYDDYSGNLDSVNAYSKTPPNYK from the coding sequence ATGATGCGCGCACGAGCTTGGCTATGCGCCGCGATGCTCTCCGGCGTGGCTCTCGCCGCCTCCGACGCCCGCGCCCAGAACGCGCGCGATCAAGGCGGCCCGACGCGCGCGACCACCGTGGAGATGACGCTGATCGTGGGGGAAAACAAGACGATTCCCGCGCAAGGCGTGACGAGCTACTCGGTGGGCTCCGGCGGCATCGTCGACGTGAAGGTGGCGCCGGGCATGTCGCAGTTCGTCTTCGTGGGCGCCCGCCCGGGCAGCACCACGGTGCTGATGCTCATGCAAAATGGCACGCAGGTGACCTACGCGATCACCGTCTTTGCGCGCTCGCCCGAGCAGGTGCAACAGGAGGTAGAGCAGCTTCTCCAAGGCTATACGGGGCTGCGTCTTCGCAAAGTGGGCACGCGCTTCTTCATCGAGGGCGGTGTGGCCACCGACGGCGATGCCCGCCGCATCGGGCTGATTGCGAGCCTTTACCCGGGGCAGGTGGAATCGCTGGTGGTCGTGGGGTCCGTGGGGATCGAGCACACGATCAACATCCGCATCGATTTCTATTTCGTGCAGTACGACAAGACATCGACGTACGGCGCGGGCGTGCGCTGGCCCGGTGCGGTGGGGCCTGGCGGCTTGGTCGTGACCCACGATCTGGTGGCGAACGCCACGAACGCGACGGCGACGTTGGATCAAGCGCTCCCCGCGCTGGATCTCGCGCAGACCCGGGGTTCGGCCAAGGTGCTCAAGCACTCGACGGTGGTGACGACCAGCGGCTCGGAGGCGACCTTCGAGAACGGCGGCGAGCAGAATTTCCCGGTTTCCGCCGGTCTGACGGGCACGGTGCAGGCCATCAAGTTCGGTACGAACATGACGGTGGTGCCGCGCTACGACTCGGTGACCCGGGATCTCGAGGTGAAGGTGAACGCGTTCGTGAGCGATCTGACGCCGCCGGCCGCGGGCTCGCTCCCCGGGCGCAAGACGTCGACGGTGAACACCTTCGTTCACTTGAAGCTGGGGCAGTCGATCGTGCTTTCGGGCATCCGAAGCAGTTCGGCCACGCACTCGGTGTCGGGCATACCGCTCCTCAGTCAAATACCGGTTTTGGGCTTGCTGTTCGGTAGTCACCAGAACAGCGAGGCGGAAATCGAAGGCGCGGTGTTCATCATTCCGAGCATCGTCGAATCGGTGCCGCGCAAGGCGTACGACATCGTCGATGCGGCGATGAAGCAGTACGACGATTACAGCGGCAATCTCGATTCGGTGAATGCCTATTCCAAAACGCCTCCCAACTACAAGTGA
- the tadA gene encoding Flp pilus assembly complex ATPase component TadA gives MQVPIRVTHRDTDISTMLVAAPAVLVVGRHSECQLRLDGDLVSRTHAKLLLGAATFIVEDVSSNGTEVAPGVILHRARRELVYGSSVRIGPFAVRVGDEDPSLDLPEPPPAPDPAPDLHQRIGSGIAPDLHRRVGIGSGNDDEDLVDVVALRRRIHQELLKNLDLAKIDPTRADDPSLRPRVLTALKRIVRDLDAEIPEDIQRDAFIGELVEEALGLGPLEPLLADHTVTEVMVVDPTTIFVERAGKLEPTHTVFTDDERVRAVIERIVAPLGRRIDESQPLVDARLRDGSRVNAIIRPLALRGSCITIRKFPKKRLTTEDLVRLGSITPQMARFLERCVVAKKNILISGGTGSGKTTLLNILSAAIPKDERIVTIEDAAELQLSQPHVVTLETKIANMEGKGAFTIRDLVRNALRMRPDRIVVGECRGGEALDMLQAMNTGHDGSLTTIHANSPEEALARLETLALMAGLDLPSRAIREQIGRSIHVIVQQSRMADGTRKITHISELDELELDGHFETRTIFEYERTGVEEDGTVIGDFQATGYLPSFLDELLVRGLIKKGGPYL, from the coding sequence ATGCAGGTTCCCATTCGAGTCACGCACCGCGATACGGACATTTCGACCATGCTGGTGGCCGCGCCGGCGGTATTGGTCGTAGGACGCCACTCCGAGTGCCAATTGCGGCTCGACGGCGATCTGGTGTCGCGCACCCACGCCAAGCTGCTCCTGGGCGCTGCCACCTTCATCGTCGAAGACGTCTCCAGCAACGGAACCGAGGTCGCACCGGGGGTCATCCTCCACCGCGCCCGCCGCGAACTCGTTTACGGAAGCTCGGTTCGCATTGGTCCTTTCGCCGTCCGGGTGGGGGATGAAGATCCCAGCCTGGACCTGCCTGAACCCCCTCCCGCTCCCGATCCCGCTCCCGATCTTCATCAAAGAATCGGGAGTGGGATTGCTCCCGATCTCCATCGAAGAGTCGGGATCGGGAGCGGGAACGACGACGAAGACCTCGTCGATGTCGTCGCACTGCGACGTCGCATCCATCAGGAGCTGCTCAAGAACCTGGACCTCGCGAAAATCGACCCCACCCGGGCCGACGACCCCTCGCTGCGCCCTCGCGTCCTCACGGCGCTCAAGCGCATCGTTCGCGATCTCGACGCCGAAATCCCCGAGGACATCCAGCGCGACGCCTTCATCGGCGAGCTCGTCGAAGAAGCCCTCGGCCTCGGCCCGCTCGAGCCGCTCCTCGCCGATCACACGGTGACGGAGGTCATGGTCGTCGATCCGACGACCATCTTCGTCGAGCGCGCGGGCAAACTCGAGCCGACGCACACCGTCTTCACCGACGACGAACGCGTGCGCGCCGTCATTGAACGCATCGTTGCGCCGCTCGGTCGGCGCATCGACGAATCGCAGCCCCTCGTCGATGCGCGCCTTCGCGATGGCTCGCGCGTCAACGCGATCATCCGCCCCCTCGCGTTGCGCGGCTCTTGCATCACCATCCGAAAGTTCCCCAAGAAGCGCCTCACCACCGAAGACCTGGTCCGCCTCGGCTCCATCACGCCGCAGATGGCCCGCTTCCTCGAGCGCTGCGTCGTCGCCAAGAAGAACATCCTCATCTCGGGCGGCACCGGCAGCGGGAAAACCACCTTGCTCAACATCCTCTCCGCCGCCATCCCCAAGGACGAACGCATCGTCACCATCGAGGACGCGGCGGAGCTTCAGCTTAGCCAGCCGCACGTGGTCACCCTCGAGACGAAAATCGCCAACATGGAAGGCAAAGGCGCCTTCACCATCCGCGATCTCGTTCGCAATGCGCTGCGCATGCGCCCGGACCGCATCGTCGTCGGCGAGTGCCGCGGCGGTGAGGCGCTGGACATGCTGCAGGCCATGAACACTGGCCACGATGGATCGCTTACCACCATCCACGCGAACTCCCCCGAGGAGGCGCTTGCCCGCCTCGAGACGCTGGCCCTGATGGCCGGCCTCGATCTTCCGTCACGGGCCATTCGCGAGCAGATTGGCCGGTCCATTCACGTCATCGTGCAGCAATCGCGCATGGCCGACGGCACGCGCAAGATCACGCATATCTCGGAGCTGGACGAGCTCGAGCTCGATGGGCACTTCGAAACGCGCACCATCTTCGAATACGAACGCACCGGCGTCGAGGAAGACGGCACGGTCATCGGCGACTTTCAGGCCACGGGATACCTGCCGAGCTTTCTCGACGAGCTCCTCGTCCGCGGCTTGATCAAGAAAGGAGGGCCCTACCTATGA
- a CDS encoding type II secretion system F family protein, which produces MKDTFLRWFAAIGRGDVPAYVYEIVGLAFVWFGVAAFVYVSATDPRGAARRVGANYAGGLNVHLRSMFLPERGAYFAWLQLIGAIALLAIYGFVKLEALLYATVATIVVPPVVLRSMAKRRRKRLDDQVHGFTLALANALKTTASIGEALWITLDVTAKPLREELETALKQVRIGSTLEEALLAMTARAQSTSLDVVVSALLIGRQTGGDLPRILEGTAGSLRELKRLEELTEKVTLGARQSLLIAAAITACLAFFLPRVVPGFFDPLRDTVKGQLVVAQCVFMYFTALYLGYRFTRMDI; this is translated from the coding sequence ATGAAGGACACGTTCTTGCGCTGGTTCGCCGCCATTGGCCGCGGCGACGTGCCGGCCTACGTCTACGAGATCGTCGGTCTCGCCTTCGTGTGGTTCGGCGTGGCCGCCTTCGTGTACGTCTCGGCCACCGATCCCCGCGGGGCTGCGCGCCGCGTGGGTGCCAATTACGCGGGCGGGCTCAATGTGCATTTGCGCAGCATGTTCCTGCCCGAGCGCGGTGCCTATTTCGCGTGGCTCCAGCTCATCGGGGCCATCGCGCTGTTGGCCATCTACGGCTTCGTCAAGCTCGAGGCCCTGCTCTACGCCACCGTGGCCACCATCGTCGTGCCGCCCGTGGTGCTTCGCTCGATGGCCAAGCGACGCCGCAAGCGCCTGGACGATCAGGTGCACGGCTTCACCCTGGCCCTGGCCAATGCGCTCAAAACCACGGCGAGCATCGGCGAGGCCCTTTGGATCACCCTGGATGTCACGGCGAAGCCGCTGCGCGAGGAGCTGGAAACCGCGCTCAAACAGGTGCGCATCGGCAGCACCTTGGAGGAAGCGCTCCTCGCCATGACGGCCCGCGCGCAATCCACGTCGCTCGACGTCGTCGTCTCCGCGTTGCTCATCGGCCGCCAAACCGGTGGCGATCTGCCGCGCATCCTCGAGGGCACCGCCGGCTCGCTCCGTGAGCTCAAACGGCTCGAGGAGCTGACCGAGAAGGTCACCCTGGGCGCCCGTCAATCGCTGCTCATCGCGGCCGCCATCACCGCGTGCCTCGCGTTTTTCCTGCCGCGCGTCGTGCCCGGCTTTTTCGACCCACTGCGCGACACCGTGAAGGGGCAGCTCGTCGTCGCGCAATGCGTCTTCATGTATTTCACCGCGCTGTACCTCGGATACCGCTTTACGCGGATGGATATCTGA
- a CDS encoding type II secretion system F family protein: protein MSYPIYRILLVALLVLTLGSLVFWIALRPTRSTSRLGMRGLKRQQSLLRSPSWASIEPLVRWLGVRVGAVLDESTRANLDMQLTYAGDYLGLSADEYFALIVFSGMGGGAVGTLIAYFVQMSIAWLPVPIGLALGAAVPYLIVDGARVSRWKAINRGLPYAVDLMALSMSAGLDFPGSVQQVVEKAKANEALREELAFLLQQLQLGRTRTQALRELAARVPIESVREFAQALIQAEERGNPVAAVLEVQAATSRTRRSNLAEKAAENMRAKMVLPTMVLIGVGMILIAVPSAMMLDKLSTGGLK, encoded by the coding sequence ATGAGTTATCCCATTTATCGTATTCTATTGGTGGCGTTGCTGGTCCTGACCTTGGGATCCCTCGTATTCTGGATTGCGCTACGCCCGACCCGTTCGACATCGCGTCTGGGCATGCGCGGGCTGAAACGGCAGCAATCGCTCTTGCGCAGTCCTTCGTGGGCGAGCATCGAGCCGCTGGTGCGCTGGTTGGGGGTGCGCGTGGGGGCCGTGCTCGACGAGAGCACGCGTGCGAACCTCGATATGCAATTGACCTATGCCGGCGATTATCTAGGTCTATCCGCCGACGAGTATTTCGCGCTCATCGTTTTCAGCGGCATGGGCGGAGGTGCCGTGGGAACGCTCATCGCGTACTTCGTCCAAATGAGCATTGCCTGGCTGCCCGTGCCCATCGGCCTGGCGCTGGGGGCGGCGGTGCCGTACCTCATCGTGGACGGTGCGCGGGTCAGTCGCTGGAAGGCGATCAACCGCGGCCTTCCGTATGCCGTCGACCTCATGGCCCTCTCCATGAGCGCGGGGCTCGACTTTCCGGGCTCGGTGCAGCAGGTCGTCGAGAAGGCCAAGGCCAACGAGGCCCTTCGCGAGGAGCTCGCGTTCCTGCTCCAGCAGCTGCAACTGGGGCGCACGCGCACGCAGGCTCTGCGCGAGCTTGCTGCGCGCGTTCCCATCGAGAGCGTGCGCGAGTTTGCGCAGGCGCTCATTCAAGCGGAGGAGCGCGGCAATCCCGTGGCCGCGGTGCTCGAGGTGCAGGCTGCCACCTCGCGCACGCGGCGCTCCAATTTGGCCGAAAAGGCCGCAGAGAACATGCGCGCCAAGATGGTGCTGCCGACGATGGTCCTCATCGGCGTCGGCATGATCCTCATCGCGGTGCCGTCCGCCATGATGCTCGACAAGCTTTCGACAGGAGGTCTCAAATGA